One Anastrepha obliqua isolate idAnaObli1 chromosome 6, idAnaObli1_1.0, whole genome shotgun sequence DNA window includes the following coding sequences:
- the LOC129250528 gene encoding uncharacterized protein LOC129250528 produces the protein MTGKHTDASTARTDKKPNMRTDLQDKQTDRQEEVTDALKKQSDNWTRRTSKDELRMTGSPSEDELLASSQETVEGKAVGPSTPTTINEPTTSAKAMGQKRGNKGPSRYKLYQRSLAILGRIRKNETEGKVHPKDETDKARCQKVVDEYLAFQAANRTDAKKRNRWHDETGKATKKHKISDQGAVASKPIKRFSEVARDHLQMALVDETSNRGKPVLDKWSEIEARLSRIVVDHVMASPEGQTPGFDSVEGVRGYRVIKCDDQFSLHFLTNVIGKIQNSWEGLKLKLIPASEIPRRPRARIWIPNMEFDANQPIPYLQAHNRSVPMTDWSIIKAEAPQRHSRSFLLLITEESLEPLEKVGNKLQFGIRKSQLKIFRSANPEKDQDEVDGANELLTGMQLDDTESEKETSKHGFKGCPNQSAAFTVCNGQPNRAPGGGGRGHRTNSGTLGAEHRGERVHWENLQYLL, from the coding sequence ATGACGGGAAAACATACTGACGCATCGACAGCACGGACTGATAAAAAACCTAACATGCGGACAGACCTACAGGACAAGCAAACAGACAGACAGGAGGAAGTGACGGACGCACTCAAAAAACAGTCAGACAATTGGACAAGACGTACGAGCAAGGACGAACTGAGGATGACGGGGTCACCCTCAGAGGATGAGCTCTTGGCCTCCAGCCAAGAAACAGTTGAGGGCAAAGCTGTGGGCCCCAGTACGCCAACAACTATAAATGAACCAACAACATCCGCTAAAGCCATGGGGCAAAAGCGTGGCAATAAAGGTCCCTCGAGGTATAAActttaccagaggtctctcgctatCCTTGGCAGGATTCGGAAAAACGAGACCGAAGGTAAAGTTCATCCCAAAGATGAGACCGACAAGGCAAGATGCCAAAAGGTGGTTGATGAATACTTGGCATTCCAAGCCGCCAACAGGACAGATGCCAAAAAACGAAACCGTTGGCATGACGAAACTGGGAAGGCAACAAAGAAGCACAAGATATCGGACCAGGGTGCAGTTGCCTCCAAACCTATCAAGCGATTTAGTGAGGTGGCACGGGACCATCTTCAAATGGCATTGGTAGACGAAACCTCTAACCGCGGAAAACCAGTGCTTGACAAATGGTCAGAGATTGAGGCACGGTTGTCTCGCATAGTCGTTGACCATGTCATGGCAAGCCCGGAGGGCCAAACACCAGGTTTCGACTCGGTGGAGGGAGTCCGCGGCTACCGTGTCATTAAATGCGATGACCAATTCTCATTGCATTTCTTGACAAATGTGATTGGTAAAATCCAGAACAGCTGGGAAGGCTTGAAACTCAAGCTAATTCCGGCTAGCGAGATTCCACGaaggccgagggctcgcatctggatACCAAACATGGAGTTTGATGCCAATCAACCAATCCCCTACCTTCAGGCGCATAATCGCTCGGTGCCGATGACCGATTGgtcgatcatcaaagcggaggctccgcaaaggCACAGCAGATCATTTCTCCTTCTAATTACAGAAGAGAGTCTGGAACCACTGGAGAAAGTGGGAAACAAACTTCAGTTTGGGATTAGGAAGAGccagctgaagatattccgttctGCAAACCCGGAAAAGGATCAGGATGAGGTCGATGGTGCCAACGAACTGCTGACTGGCATGCAGCTAGATGACACCGAGTCCGAAAAGGAAACCAGTAAACATGGGtttaaaggttgtccaaatCAATCTGCAGCATTCACGGtgtgcaacggacaacctaaccgtgCTCCTGGCGGAGGAGGACGTGGACATCGCACTAattcaggaaccctgggtgcggagcaccgAGGTGAAAGGGTTCACTGGGAAAACCTACAATATCTACTATAA